The following proteins are co-located in the Plasmodium vinckei vinckei genome assembly, chromosome: PVVCY_11 genome:
- a CDS encoding Ran-binding protein, putative gives MSSKNRKYGDNYRDDDYYYRDKNEKIKSNWNSEYDKERGNRRDREREYDRENYEYANKKRRGFRDHSSHKNYGNYHDPQNYDKHNSNKNNNYHDFENKRRNNFDGYYQNNNERKYDKHYGTNIKDRGRKRSRNNNSGTENDSDYSLRSNSEARYTHSDKNRKYKQNNKEYDEHKNYYVNDYNVKYFKNLDEHLEKRPTVELSRFIFIYKISNDITEEEIDEVIRNIAIHHAFSLPVNIYINKLSYFSTRDELFVRENLEFLKNNFYFNYIHQHNIINSQVENLINDDTCCIIEFPSNEASRKLFSLYEHTNYSIKIKNNLTSYIFPLFKLKKKNNNISEEKHTLKKASDWICSSCNFLNFSRRVTCHLCKAEKTADAKSVDSEKQTIASSFFLNHNTILNNQNSNINANYFAKFIGNNEKNTNDAPNNIHIKSAHTINETVGNNINVTDFAKHTDYSHLKNEEKELEHSEKYIQGYNNPLVYPHNTQFEFLSNNKNVEKGTQQILNDKEKTNMLILKDIDGNISNKDILTFLNEMFEKRNVKYLYLFNDIKGSNKRKGFCVIEFNNEFSAEKMMKELDGNYYVKFQNNYLKLDYIYEKEKSAFFECIQLAKLNIHKSSASQINNSISYFNFFITYLEAILNSNIINYTYFLAWSSQIIILKNEKPQLSEFFFDYNSKYYYHPVYQIYFDNNTSFYMSLANGYYIWNDTLKCLVRFYMDNSQTSYETNNEHNYEAELGGGQASTKENVDTHQINKNDKEINNRGTSENNNITMKISSLVQKAKMIALESKKNMEKMNINETSNSFEKNKKQNDIIKKHFSTDSADDDNDSSDLEELKKKKGYYNNNTINNSKFDQKSKHENNYKETHGKLYNDKTVGNINNYSNYNENISNIKDGNSITNTGITNNFNDINNINQHQENIVDLNICFICLRKFENSAILQKHIDMSSLHKKNIQSLSDVTPVS, from the coding sequence ATGTCATCAAAAAATCGAAAGTACGGGGACAACTATAGAGATGATGATTACTATTATAgagataaaaatgaaaaaataaaaagtaattGGAATAGTGAATATGATAAAGAAAGGGGGAATCGAAGAGACAGAGAAAGAGAATATGATAGAGAAAACTATGAATATGCCAATAAAAAACGGAGAGGATTTAGAGATCATTCTAGTCATAAAAACTATGGCAATTATCATGATCCACAAAATTATGACAAACATAATagtaacaaaaataataactaccatgattttgaaaataaaagacgaaataattttgatggatattatcaaaataataatgaaagaaaatatgataaacattatggaacaaatataaaagatagaggaagaaaaagatctcgaaataataatagtggAACTGAAAATGATAGTGATTATTCTTTAAGATCAAATAGTGAAGCACGTTATACACATTcagataaaaatagaaaatataaacaaaataataaagaatatgatgaacataaaaattattatgtaaatgattataatgtaaaatatttcaaaaatttaGATGAACATTTAGAAAAACGACCTACTGTAGAATTATCAagattcatttttatttacaaaatatctAATGATATAACAGAGGAAGAAATAGATGAAGTAATAAGAAATATAGCTATTCATCATGCTTTTTCCTTACctgttaatatatatataaataaattatcttATTTTTCAACAAGAGATGAATTATTTGTAAGAGAAAATttagaatttttaaaaaataatttttattttaattatatacatcaacataatataataaattcacAAGTTGAAAATCTAATTAATGATGATACTTGTTGTATTATTGAATTCCCATCAAATGAAGCTAgtagaaaattattttcactttATGAGCATACTAATTAttcaattaaaattaaaaataatttaacttcatatatattcccattatttaaattaaaaaaaaaaaataataatatatctgAAGAAAAAcatacattaaaaaaagctAGTGATTGGATATGTTCGTCTTgtaactttttaaatttttctcGACGAGTAACATGTCATTTATGTAAGGCAGAAAAAACAGCAGACGCCAAATCAGTAGATAGTGAAAAGCAAACAATTGCATcatccttttttttaaatcataatACTATTTTAAACAATCAAAATAGTAACATAAATGCAAATTATTTTGCAAAATTTATtggaaataatgaaaaaaacacaaatGACGCAccaaataatattcatataaaatcTGCACACACTATTAATGAAACTGTAGggaataatattaatgtaACTGATTTTGCAAAGCATACAGATTATtctcatttaaaaaatgaggaAAAGGAATTAGAGCACagtgaaaaatatatccaaGGATATAATAATCCATTGGTCTATCCCCATAATACCCAATTTGAATTCcttagtaataataaaaatgtagaaaaagGGACACAACAAATTCTGAACGACAAGGAAAAAACGAATatgttaattttaaaagatatagatggaaatatatcaaataaagatatattaacatttttaaatgaaatgtttgaaaaaagaaatgttaagtatttatatctttttaatgatattaaaggatcaaataaaagaaaaggtTTTTGTGTTAttgaatttaataatgaattttctgctgaaaaaatgatgaaagaATTAGATggaaattattatgttaaatttcaaaataattatttaaaattagattatatatatgaaaaagaaaaatctGCTTTTTTTGAGTGTATACAGCTAGCTAAActaaatattcataaatcATCTGCTTCTCAAATTAACAATTCTATAtcttattttaatttttttataacctATTTAGAAGCAATAttaaatagtaatattattaattatacatattttttagcatGGTCAtcacaaattattattttaaaaaatgaaaagccACAACTTAGTGAATTCTTTTTCGATTATAatagtaaatattattaccaTCCAGtttatcaaatatattttgacaATAATACATCATTTTATATGTCTTTAGCAAAtggatattatatatggaaTGATACTTTAAAGTGTCTTGTTCGATTTTATATGGATAATTCTCAAACAAGCTATGAAACTAATAACGAGCATAATTATGAGGCAGAACTTGGTGGTGGCCAGGCTTCTACTAAAGAAAATGTAGACACACatcaaattaataaaaatgacaaaGAGATAAACAATCGTGGAACTAGTGAAAATAACAACATTACTATGAAAATATCAAGCCTTGTTCAAAAAGCTAAAATGATTGCTCTtgaatcaaaaaaaaatatggaaaaaatgaatataaatgaaactAGTAAtagttttgaaaaaaataaaaaacaaaatgatataattaaaaaacatttttcaaCAGATTCTGCCGATGATGATAATGATTCATCAGACCTcgaagaattaaaaaaaaaaaaaggatactataataataacactATTAATAACTCTAAATTTGATCAAAAATCTAaacatgaaaataattataaggAAACTCAtggaaaattatacaatGATAAAACAGtaggaaatataaataattatagcaactataatgaaaatattagcAATATAAAGGATGGGAACTCAATTACTAATACTGGAATTactaacaattttaatgacataaataatattaatcaacatcaagaaaatattgttgatttaaatatttgttttatatgtttgAGAAAGTTTGAAAACTCAGCAATTCTTCAAAAACATATAGATATGTCATCAttgcataaaaaaaatattcaatcATTATCCGATGTTACACCTGTTAGTTAA
- a CDS encoding RNA polymerase II transcription factor B subunit 4, putative has translation MHKNEEVDGTNGESVKDKKLAMSHLILVIDVNFLIWSQGLKIKFDKNNIKTVKLSQFLKSVFQFTRFYCFMSSSERICIIATCSGNSKIIYENYISYTKNNLTENDYCTNAYDKLIKFIKDNNNNSKTYEMVESTLSSALAIALCYNNRICNLYENINSRIFLLDISKSHFYTNQYTQLMNIAYNAKRNNIIIDVFSLNHKTQILEQICNITNGLYIDNSIFLSITCGDNVEDILTQTIMFWFLPSTHSRKYFSNTYLNEDTNIAVCTCHNKQIDIAYICSCCLAIYCSEKDSQTNKERTSCSICKTRFTKALLRNKTVSDLNFTTI, from the coding sequence ATGCACAAGAATGAAGAAGTTGATGGAACAAATGGGGAAAGCGTGAAGGATAAAAAGCTGGCTATGAGCCACTTAATTTTAGTAATTGAcgtaaattttttgatatgGAGCCAaggattaaaaataaagtttgataagaataatataaaaactgTAAAATTGTctcaatttttaaaatccgtttttcaatttacgcgattttattgttttatgAGCAGTTCAGAAagaatatgtataatagcTACCTGTTCAGgtaattcaaaaataatatatgaaaattatatatcttatacaaaaaataatttaacaGAAAATGATTATTGTACTAATGCGTATGACaagttaataaaatttattaaagataataataataatagcaaGACCTATGAAATGGTTGAAAGTACATTATCATCAGCATTAGCAATTGCATTGtgttataataatagaatatgcaatttatatgaaaatattaattcgagaatatttttacttgatatatcaaaaagccatttttatacaaatcAATATACACAATTAATGAATATAGCATATAATGCTAAacgaaataatataataattgatGTTTTTTCTCTTAATCATAAAACTCAAATACTTGAACAGATTTGTAATATTACTAATGGGttatatatagataatagtatttttttaagtattaCTTGTGGTGATAATGTTGAAGATATATTAACACAAACAATAATGTTTTGGTTTTTACCTTCTACTCATTccagaaaatatttttcaaatacttatttaaatgaagaTACTAATATAGCTGTCTGTACATGtcataataaacaaattgaTATAGCTTATATATGCTCATGCTGTTTGGCTATTTATTGCTCTGAAAAAGATTCTcaaacaaataaagaaaGAACTTCATGCTCTATATGTAAAACTCGATTTACCAAGGCTCTCTTACGAAATAAAACAGTATCCGATTTGAATTTCACGACCATTTAA
- a CDS encoding ER lumen protein retaining receptor, putative, whose amino-acid sequence MNIFRLIGDLLHLVSMYILIMKLKKSKNCIGISCRMQELYLIVFLCRYIDLFFVFVSFYNTIMKITFILTIAYTIYLIRFKLPISQTYNRKVDNFKSEKYLIPPCLVLSLLTCKTYNLYNILWSFSIWLESVAILPQLVLLEKQREVENITSHYVITMGMYRAFYIFNWIYRYFFDAKPYINVVGWLGGLIQTLLYIDFFYYFALAKWYGKKLVLPFNGEV is encoded by the exons atgaatatatttcgATTGATAGGTGACCTTTTACACTTAGTAAGTATGTACATACTTATTATGAAGCTAAAGAAATCGAAAAATTGTATAGGAATATCATGCCGTATGCAAGAGTTGTATTTGATAGTCTTCTTATGTAG ATATATAGACCTGTTCTTTGTATTTGTCAGTTTTTATAACACGATTATGAAAATCACCTTTATACTAACGATTGCATATACGATATACTTGATAAGATTTAAGCTGCCAATTTCACAAACATATAACAGAAAAGTCgacaattttaaaagtgaaaaatatttgatacCTCCATGTTTag TTTTGAGCCTTTTAACATGCAAGACATACAACCTTTACAACATTTTATGGTCCTTTTCAATTTGGCTAGAAAGTGTTGCAATATTACCTCAATTAGTATTATTAGAAAAACAAAGAGAAgttgaaaatataacatcGCATTATGTTATTACAATGGGTATGTATCGTgccttttatattttcaattggATTTATAGATACTTTTTCGATGCAAAaccatatataaatgttgtAGGATGGTTAGGAGGATTGATAcaaacattattatatattgatttcttttattattttgcaCTTGCTAAATGgtatggaaaaaaattggTATTACCATTTAACGGAGAAGTTTGA
- a CDS encoding reactive oxygen species modulator 1, putative: protein MMNWFKKSETPEEPPVKSEYDSYVAPPPFGNYLAKKPEKPKSLKNENLNITEFKGFTPPPKFEFKEDSTGNSYDQDFSKYTNSSFIDSSFYDDKSNMLDFTLSNRTRACLESVKMGVKMGTMVGGIFGSLTGLYASFAHKNLFIFPVSVIGGAASFGFFLGCGMIVRC from the coding sequence atgatgaattggtttaaaaaaagtgagACGCCAGAAGAACCACCAGTTAAATCCGAATATGATAGTTATGTAGCACCACCACCATTTGGTAATTATTTAGCTAAGAAACCAGAAAAACCCAaatctttaaaaaatgaaaatttaaatataacgGAATTTAAGGGTTTTACTCCACCACCTAAATTTGAATTTAAAGAAGATTCAACAGGTAATTCATATGATCAagatttttcaaaatatacaaatagtAGTTTTATAGACTCCTCATTTTATGATGATAAATCAAATATGCTTGATTTTACTTTAAGTAATAGAACTAGAGCATGTTTAGAAAGTGTAAAAATGGGTGTAAAAATGGGGACAATGGTTGGTGGAATTTTTGGAAGTTTGACAGGTTTATATGCATCTTTTGctcataaaaatttgtttatttttcctGTCTCAGTTATTGGAGGTGCTGCCAGTTTTGGCTTTTTCTTAGGATGTGGAATGATAGTTCGATGCTAA
- a CDS encoding proteasome subunit alpha type-4, putative, translated as MARRYDSRTTTFSPEGRLYQVEYALEAINNASITIGIITNDGVILGADKVFISKLINKANNFEKIYKIDDHIFCGVAGLNADANILINQSRLYAQRYLYNYNDVEPVAQLVVQICDIKQSYTQYGGLRPYGVSFLIAGYDTKEGYQLYHTDPSGNYSGWFATAIGTNNLTASSILKQEWKKDMTLQEGLLLAIKTLAKSTDSEVPKSEKIELAYLSNQDGKVIQKYLTEKEIAELIKIYTQQNVKK; from the exons atggCTAGGAGATATGATAGTAGAACAACAACATTCTCTCCTGAAGGAAGATTATATCAAGTAGAATATGCACTTGAAGCTATAAACAATGCAAGTATAACTATAGGGATAATAACTAATGATGGTGTAATATTAGGTGCTGATAAAGTCTTTATATCAaagttaataaataaagctaataattttgaaaaaatttacaaaattgatgatcatatattttgtggAGTAGCAGGATTAAATGCTGatgcaaatatattaataaatcaaTCACGATTATATGCACAaagatatttatataattacaatGATGTTGAGCCAGTAGCACAATTAGTAGTTCAAATATGTGACATTAAACAAAGTTATACCCAATATGGTGGATTAAGACCATATGGTGTTAGCTTTTTAATTGCTGGATATGATACAAAAGAAGGTTATCAACTTTATCATACCGATCCTAGTGGAAATTATTCTGGATGGTTTGCTACAGCTATTGGTACAAATAATTTGACAGCTAGCTCTATTCTTAAACAG gaATGGAAAAAAGATATGACCCTGCAAGAAGGTTTATTGCTAGCTATAAAAACGCTAGCTAAGAGCACAGATAGTGAAGTCCCAAAATCtgaaaaaattgaattAGCATATTTGTCAAATCAAGACGGAAAAGTTAtccaaaaatatttaaccgaaaaagaaatagcagaattaattaaaatatatacacaacaaaatgttaaaaaataa
- a CDS encoding proteasome subunit alpha type-7, putative, which produces MSYDRAITVFSPDGHLLQVEHALEAVKKGGCAVAIKSSNFAVLVVEKKNIPKLQNPRTTEKLVKLDENTCLAFSGLNADARILINKTRLECQRYYLNMDQPAPVDYIAKYVARIQQKFTHRGGVRPFGIATLITGFKNNKEICIYQTEPSGIYASWKAQAIGKNAKVVQEFLEKNYQENMEKDECLLLALKAIFEVVELSSKNVELALLTEGELKYIDEQEINSLVEIIDNERMQKNAQND; this is translated from the exons atgagtTATGATCGAGCTATAACAGTTTTTAGTCCCGATGGACATTTATTACAAGTAGAACATGCCCTAGAGGCAGTAAAGAAAGGCGGTTGTGCAGTAGCTATAAAAAGTTCGAATTTTGCTGTTTTAgttgttgaaaaaaaaaatattccaaAACTTCAAAATCCAAGGACAACAGAAAAGTTAGTCAAACTTGATGAAAACACATGCTTGGCTTTTTCAGGTTTAAATGCCGATGCAAGAATTTTAATCAACAAG ACTCGTCTGGAGTGTCAACGAtactatttaaatatggATCAACCTGCTCCTGTTGATTATATAGCAAAGTATGTTGCAAGGATACAACAAAAATTTACCCATAGAGGAGGTGTTCGACCTTTTGGTATTGCAACATTAATAACaggatttaaaaataataaagaaatttgtatatatcaAACTGAACCTAGTGGAATTTATGCATCTTGGAAAGCCCAGGCAATAGGAAAAAATGCCAAGGTTGTTCAGgaatttttagaaaaaaattatcaagaaaatatggaaaaagaTGAGTGCCTCCTTTTAGCTTTAAAAGCGATCTTTGAG GTCGTTGAGTTGAGCAGCAAAAATGTCGAGCTTGCTCTCCTTACCGAGGGAGAATTAAAATACATCGACGAGCAAGAAATTAATTCATTG GTCGAAATAATTGATAACGAGAGAATGCAAAAAAATGCCCAGAATGATTAA
- a CDS encoding inositol-polyphosphate 5-phosphatase, putative translates to MNSACTIPKKKYYLEFHKNHVSVVNVENFIKSTLKITYTEELNLTKEKEYIDKNIHDEDEDGEDNRFWFFGCLGIIKADNINFLVIVSDAEIVSYLFNHAIYRIKKISFIQLNDEEINKNGSGNYEYEICRLWNTGRLTRVCKSTKGINCSGNYNGFYTKRNNKVGPSMSNSFAKQNGIFIDNSVSGYNNESYIHKFKNSNLKRGILDTLNYFFSAFNKGPFYFSYYYNLTVSLQTNYIYESKNGSNVDTKVKSMAKNYMSHNDKDCKEVLVFEKLRFDEINPEYAWNWKILDSFIKVNGYAFVIFPIHGYVNSIVMEIEKLESETCNDVNKIHLLLISRKNKNRGGVRFWCRGGNEKGEVANFVETEQVVICKDLKNTHIFSYIIIRGSIPVIWSQEPGLNLRPKINICYDMDRNIKTINLHMQKLKNKYGKVHITNLINKRFKEKDLGEHFEKCLKECKTDYSYIWFDFNNELANLNYEKFQTSLKLIINDITNYSYFFITIPNDKKYNLEHGAVYKSWSSIKFNNFQNGVFRVNCIDCLDRTNVFQSFLSKCVLFLQLKNININIDQRNYFPFYFFKNKYHEMLYRKNWINNANAISIIYSGSGALKNDITQNGKRTICGLFQDLYNAISRYINNNFRDGYNNDCINIITNENIHFHDLFNKKFKYNQILNVIFEFIVIFSTSICTNPIQNFLRSLYFFSHSITHSTMSQGINYMLLILNKNPHLFIFPFKQVQYIRLISIISQASGVFFTSFFVFLFFCFYVFTQRRRVISFPKFESQ, encoded by the coding sequence atgaatagcGCTTGTACCATACCCAAGAAAAAGTATTACTTAGAATTTCATAAAAACCATGTATCCGTTGTTAATGTTGAAAACTTTATTAAATcaacattaaaaataacgTATACGGAAGAGTTAAACTTAACAAAAGAGAAGGAatatattgataaaaaCATTCATGATGAAGATGAAGATGGAGAAGATAATCGATTTTGGTTTTTTGGATGCTTAGGAATAATTAAGGcagataatataaattttttagtaaTTGTTTCGGATGCCGAAATTGTATCTTATCTATTTAATCATGCAATTtatagaattaaaaaaatatcatttattcAACTTAATGATGAAGagataaacaaaaatggGTCAGGAAATTATGAGTATGAGATTTGTCGTTTATGGAATACTGGGAGATTAACGAGAGTATGTAAAAGTACTAAGGGAATCAATTGTAGTGGTAATTATAATGgattttatacaaaaagaaataataaagtcGGACCAAGCATGAGTAATTCTTTTGCTAAACAAAATGGTATATTTATAGACAATTCTGTTTCAGGATATAACAATGAAtcttatatacataaatttaaaaacagTAACTTAAAAAGAGGAATTTTAGATactttaaattattttttcagcGCTTTTAATAAAGgcccattttatttttcttattacTACAATTTAACAGTGTCTTtacaaacaaattatatttatgagtCAAAAAATGGAAGTAATGTCGATACAAAAGTGAAAAGTATGGCTAAGAATTATATGAGTCATAACGATAAAGATTGTAAAGAAGTTTTAGTTTTTGAAAAACTTCGTtttgatgaaataaatccAGAATATGCATGGAATTGGAAAATCTTAGATAGCTTTATAAAAGTTAATGGATATgcttttgttatatttccGATACATGGATATGTCAATTCAATTGTTATGGAAATTGAAAAGTTGGAAAGTGAAACATGTAAtgatgtaaataaaatacaccTGCTATTAATATctagaaaaaataagaacCGAGGGGGAGTGCGATTTTGGTGTCGAGGCGGGAATGAAAAAGGGGAAGTAGCAAATTTTGTTGAAACGGAACAAGTAGTAATTTGTAAAGATTTAAAGaatacacatatttttagttacataataataagagGATCTATACCAGTTATATGGTCTCAAGAACCAGGATTAAACTTAAGaccaaaaataaatatatgttatgATATGgatagaaatataaaaacaataaatttacatatgcaaaaattaaaaaataaatatggtaAAGTACATAttacaaatttaataaataaaagatttaaagaaaaagattTAGGAGaacattttgaaaaatgtttaaaagAATGTAAAACTGATTATAGTTATATTTGGTTtgattttaataatgaacttgcaaatttaaattatgaaaaatttcaaacttcattaaaattgattattaatgatataacaaattattcatacttttttattacaatccctaatgataaaaaatataatttagaGCATGGAGCAGTTTATAAATCATGGTCatcaattaaatttaataattttcaaaatggAGTATTCCGAGTAAATTGTATTGATTGTTTAGATAGAACAAATGTTTTTCAAagttttttatcaaaatgtgttttatttttacaattaaaaaatataaatataaatatagatcAAAGAAATTACTTCcctttttacttttttaaaaataaataccaTGAAATGCTATATAGAAAGAATTGGATAAATAATGCAAATGCTAtaagtataatatatagtgGATCTGGtgcattaaaaaatgatattacacaaaatggaaaaagaaCTATTTGTGGACTTTTTCAAGATCTATATAATGCTATCTCaagatatattaataacaattttagagatggatataataatgattgtataaatataataacaaatgaaaatattcattttcatgatttatttaataaaaaatttaaatataatcaaaTATTGAATGtaatatttgaatttattgttattttttcaacttCTATATGTACTAATCCaatacaaaattttttaagaagcttatattttttttcacatagTATTACACATTCTACTATGTCACAAggtattaattatatgttacttattttaaataagaatccacatttatttatattcccTTTTAAGCAAGTACAATATATTCGTCTCATATCTATTATATCTCAAGCCTCTGGAGTTTTTTTTAcctctttttttgtttttctatttttctgtttttatgtttttacaCAAAGACGTCGAGTTATTTCATTTCCAAAGTTTGAGTCacaataa